One Bacteroidia bacterium genomic region harbors:
- a CDS encoding PorT family protein — MKTSFYVALLCLFGVANYPKGFSQKKETKDTTIVNVGKKRIIIVNKSNLEDADEPEDSGTDSTAERFNYKVMVSDVYSGLIEDLQQANSELEEQIQQSNNPAVQDALRKAQKKIQQQIEKLQEKNTTQSNNDKSGKKSTDDDDESDYHENHPKKQRPEIVIGGISLGLNMLLFNNSFDYPESYKDMELRTGKSIHVRLSPVGLHLPLGRGFNFQTDCSFDWNNYRFVNNIRLKSMDNRLLIFPDSTSLVKNKLVATWVGLPVMFGWESNKGKDGGNRFRIGIGWYTGYLISAYTKQVTKENGTIKNRENFGINRIAYGPKFRIGYGLFNIYAQYMLSNFLLKESSNNINFGIDFTGF; from the coding sequence ATGAAAACATCTTTTTATGTTGCCTTACTTTGCCTTTTTGGGGTGGCAAACTACCCAAAAGGATTTTCCCAAAAAAAAGAAACAAAGGATACAACCATTGTAAATGTTGGGAAAAAGCGAATCATAATCGTTAATAAATCTAATCTTGAAGATGCTGATGAGCCGGAAGACTCCGGCACTGACTCTACTGCTGAACGCTTTAATTACAAAGTGATGGTATCTGATGTGTATTCCGGTTTAATAGAGGACTTACAACAAGCTAATAGTGAGTTAGAAGAGCAAATTCAGCAATCCAATAATCCGGCGGTTCAAGATGCGCTCCGAAAAGCGCAGAAAAAAATTCAACAGCAAATTGAAAAGTTGCAAGAGAAAAATACTACTCAATCTAATAACGATAAATCTGGAAAGAAATCTACGGACGATGATGACGAATCAGATTACCACGAAAATCACCCTAAAAAGCAAAGACCGGAAATTGTCATCGGCGGCATTTCCTTAGGTTTAAATATGTTGCTGTTTAACAATAGTTTTGATTATCCAGAGAGCTACAAAGACATGGAGTTACGTACCGGCAAATCTATACATGTGCGACTTTCGCCGGTAGGGTTACATTTGCCATTAGGAAGAGGATTCAATTTTCAAACAGACTGCTCCTTTGACTGGAATAACTATCGTTTTGTAAATAATATTCGGCTGAAGTCTATGGATAACCGGTTACTTATTTTCCCAGACTCTACAAGTTTGGTCAAAAATAAATTAGTAGCTACTTGGGTTGGGCTTCCGGTTATGTTTGGCTGGGAAAGTAACAAAGGAAAAGATGGAGGTAATCGTTTTCGGATTGGGATTGGCTGGTACACTGGTTATTTGATTTCTGCTTATACTAAGCAAGTTACCAAAGAAAATGGGACTATAAAAAATCGTGAAAACTTTGGTATTAACCGAATTGCCTATGGCCCGAAATTCAGAATTGGTTATGGGTTATTCAACATATATGCTCAATATATGCTATCTAATTTTTTACTCAAAGAATCCTCAAATAACATAAATTTCGGTATTGATTTTACCGGATTTTAG